A single window of Chitinophaga sp. XS-30 DNA harbors:
- a CDS encoding YihY/virulence factor BrkB family protein, giving the protein MIDVEKIVLESKPVRWVIHKSKSLVLPGFDGAPLYDVIVFFLKETARESLAERAAAISFNFLLAIPPFFIFILTLVPYIPLQNVEPTLYDLAETLTPNYSSYIVVRDMIHDFLYTQRNTLLSFAFILSFYYSSNGVMGMLTSFDKLLPGFKQRTWWQARLTALKLTIFLVLLLLATVVLIIMQGQILEFVLREIGIRNSFTQFVIGAIRWLLIMLLFFAIISVVYRFGPATKKKWKFISAGSTFATISMIIVTLGFSFWVTNFAQYNQIYGSIGTILVIMLVVYFNSFILLIGFELNTSITTLKEIAAERETAEKEPELQGLS; this is encoded by the coding sequence ATGATCGACGTAGAAAAAATCGTACTGGAATCAAAACCTGTCAGATGGGTTATACACAAAAGCAAATCACTCGTGTTACCGGGTTTCGATGGCGCTCCCCTGTATGACGTTATCGTTTTTTTTCTGAAAGAAACCGCCAGGGAAAGCCTTGCGGAACGCGCCGCCGCCATCTCGTTCAATTTCCTGCTGGCCATTCCCCCATTTTTCATCTTCATCCTTACCCTCGTACCGTATATTCCCCTGCAGAACGTGGAGCCAACGCTGTATGATCTTGCGGAAACACTCACGCCGAACTACAGCAGTTATATTGTCGTGCGGGATATGATACATGACTTCCTGTACACTCAACGCAATACCCTGCTGTCCTTCGCCTTCATTCTCAGTTTCTACTACTCCTCAAACGGAGTTATGGGCATGCTGACATCATTCGACAAGCTGCTGCCCGGCTTCAAGCAGCGCACCTGGTGGCAAGCCAGGCTTACCGCATTGAAGCTCACCATCTTCCTGGTATTATTGCTGCTGGCCACCGTTGTGCTCATCATCATGCAGGGGCAAATACTGGAATTTGTGCTCCGGGAAATCGGCATCCGCAACTCCTTCACGCAGTTCGTGATCGGCGCTATCAGATGGCTGCTGATCATGCTGCTGTTCTTTGCCATTATATCCGTTGTGTACCGCTTTGGCCCGGCCACCAAAAAGAAATGGAAATTCATCTCCGCCGGTTCTACATTTGCCACGATATCGATGATCATCGTTACCCTGGGCTTCTCTTTCTGGGTCACCAACTTTGCCCAGTACAACCAGATCTACGGGTCCATCGGAACGATATTGGTGATCATGCTCGTCGTGTACTTCAATTCCTTCATCCTGCTCATCGGATTTGAGTTGAATACCAGCATTACCACGCTGAAAGAGATCGCCGCGGAGCGTGAAACAGCTGAAAAAGAGCCTGAGTTACAAGGCCTTTCGTAA
- the ggt gene encoding gamma-glutamyltransferase: MRSTLILSIFLTLPAALAAQQVLTPYQYSINKQLNASHYAVVSAHPLASQAGVMIMQQGGNAVDAAIATQLALAVVYPQAGNLGGGGFLVARLQDGKTLAIDYREKAPAGSHRDMYLDDSGVVRPRSSMDGHLAAGVPGTVAGLFASHKYARLPFARLAAPAIQLAEKGFVITEDEASGLNRLRENILRLNTAPTAFVKDRPWKTGDTLVQKDLARTLQLIARKGRKGFYQGETAEKIVAEMQRGGGIISKTDLKKYEAKERQPMLFDFRGYTVLTMPLPSSGGIGLQQMLGMVEPFPLETWGFHSAKSVQLMIEAERRAYADRAHFLGDRDFVKVPVTAITTAAYLQERMQTFTPGKASQSENTAAGKVAPESTETTHLCVIDKEGNAVSVTTTLNGGYGSKVVVGGAGFFLNNEMDDFSIKPGTPNMYGLVGAEANAIQPGKRMLSSMTPTIVIKDNKPVLITGTPGGSTIITSVFQTLLNALVFGLDADQTVNAPKFHHQWLPDIVHVERDFPDSTQQALKQMGYRIVPRSPIGRTELIRIHPDGRIEAVGDKRGDDSAAGY, translated from the coding sequence ATGCGCTCTACTCTGATCTTGTCTATATTTCTGACCCTGCCCGCCGCGTTGGCAGCGCAACAGGTGCTGACTCCTTATCAGTATTCCATCAATAAACAGCTGAATGCCAGCCACTATGCCGTGGTTTCCGCCCATCCGCTGGCGAGCCAGGCCGGTGTGATGATCATGCAGCAGGGTGGTAATGCGGTAGATGCTGCAATCGCAACACAGCTTGCATTGGCTGTCGTATATCCGCAGGCAGGCAATCTTGGCGGAGGAGGTTTTCTCGTAGCGCGGTTGCAGGACGGCAAAACGCTCGCTATTGATTACCGGGAGAAAGCTCCGGCCGGATCGCACCGCGATATGTACCTGGATGACAGCGGCGTCGTGCGGCCACGCAGCAGTATGGATGGGCACCTGGCGGCAGGAGTTCCCGGTACGGTGGCCGGCCTGTTCGCTTCCCATAAATACGCCCGGTTGCCTTTTGCCCGCCTCGCCGCTCCCGCCATTCAGCTGGCGGAAAAAGGTTTTGTGATCACGGAAGATGAAGCATCCGGACTGAACAGGCTCCGGGAAAACATCCTGCGGCTCAACACCGCTCCCACCGCTTTTGTGAAAGACCGCCCCTGGAAAACCGGGGACACCCTCGTGCAGAAAGACCTGGCCCGCACCCTGCAGCTGATCGCCCGGAAAGGCCGGAAAGGCTTCTATCAGGGTGAAACAGCGGAAAAGATCGTTGCGGAAATGCAACGCGGCGGCGGCATCATCAGCAAAACGGATCTTAAAAAATATGAAGCTAAAGAACGTCAGCCGATGCTGTTCGATTTCCGGGGCTACACCGTGCTGACGATGCCCCTCCCCAGCAGCGGCGGCATCGGGCTACAGCAGATGCTGGGCATGGTGGAACCGTTCCCGCTGGAAACATGGGGTTTTCACAGCGCAAAAAGCGTACAGCTGATGATTGAAGCGGAACGGCGGGCGTATGCGGACAGGGCCCATTTCCTGGGCGACAGGGATTTTGTGAAAGTACCGGTAACTGCCATCACCACTGCGGCATATCTGCAGGAAAGAATGCAGACCTTCACCCCCGGAAAGGCTTCACAAAGCGAAAATACCGCAGCGGGAAAAGTGGCGCCGGAAAGCACGGAAACCACCCATCTCTGTGTGATCGACAAAGAAGGCAATGCCGTATCCGTGACCACCACGCTCAACGGCGGTTATGGCAGCAAGGTAGTGGTGGGAGGCGCCGGTTTTTTCCTCAATAATGAAATGGACGATTTCAGCATCAAGCCCGGCACGCCTAATATGTATGGCCTCGTAGGCGCGGAAGCCAATGCCATTCAGCCCGGTAAACGCATGCTCAGTTCCATGACGCCCACCATCGTGATCAAAGACAATAAACCTGTGCTCATCACGGGTACGCCCGGCGGCTCCACCATCATCACCTCCGTTTTCCAGACCCTGCTTAATGCACTGGTGTTCGGGCTGGATGCGGACCAGACCGTAAATGCTCCCAAATTCCATCATCAATGGCTGCCGGACATTGTGCATGTGGAAAGGGACTTCCCGGACAGTACGCAACAGGCGCTGAAACAGATGGGCTACAGGATCGTTCCGCGGTCGCCCATCGGCAGAACGGAACTCATCCGCATACACCCCGATGGCCGCATAGAAGCCGTAGGCGATAAAAGAGGGGATGACAGCGCTGCGGGGTATTAA
- the miaB gene encoding tRNA (N6-isopentenyl adenosine(37)-C2)-methylthiotransferase MiaB produces MLEIVDKTHDEHRQGEAIAPQAGDTRTYAKKFYIESYGCQMNFNDSEIVASILNNEGFGATRNVEEADLVLLNTCSIREKAEQTVRKRLTEFKKTKKSRPGFLVGVLGCMAERLKAQFLEEEKLVDLVVGPDAYRTLPALIEEAGTGQKAINVLLSREETYADISPVRLNSNGVTAFVSIMRGCNNMCAFCVVPFTRGRERSRDPYSIVAEATDLFERGYREVTLLGQNVDSYYFVDEQKDETVTFAALLEKVAAISPLLRVRFSTSHPKDITDEVLFTMARHENICNYIHLPVQSGSTRILQLMNRTYTREWYMKKVDRIKEILPDCGLSTDVITGFCTETEEDHQDTLAMMEYAHYDLAYMFAYSERPGTLAARRYTDDIPEEVKKRRLAEVVALHRRHTLESMQQDVGKVFTVLVEGVSKRSENDLFGRNDQNKVVVFPRGDHQKGSYVKVKIVSCTAGTLIGKPVDID; encoded by the coding sequence ATGCTGGAGATCGTAGACAAAACCCATGATGAACACCGCCAGGGCGAAGCAATAGCCCCCCAGGCCGGGGATACCCGCACCTATGCAAAAAAGTTTTACATAGAAAGTTATGGTTGTCAGATGAATTTCAACGATAGTGAAATTGTCGCTTCCATCCTCAATAATGAAGGTTTCGGCGCTACCCGTAACGTTGAAGAAGCGGACCTGGTGCTGCTGAATACCTGCTCCATCCGTGAAAAGGCGGAGCAGACCGTTCGCAAGCGCCTGACCGAATTCAAAAAAACAAAGAAGAGCCGCCCGGGCTTTCTGGTAGGCGTACTCGGTTGTATGGCGGAACGCCTTAAAGCCCAGTTCCTGGAGGAAGAAAAGCTGGTAGACCTGGTCGTTGGCCCGGATGCCTACCGTACCCTCCCCGCCCTTATTGAAGAAGCCGGAACAGGCCAGAAGGCCATAAACGTGCTGCTCAGCCGCGAGGAAACGTATGCGGACATCAGTCCCGTTCGCCTCAACAGTAATGGCGTAACGGCTTTTGTATCCATCATGCGTGGCTGCAATAACATGTGCGCCTTTTGCGTAGTGCCTTTCACCCGCGGCCGGGAACGCAGCCGCGATCCTTATTCCATCGTGGCAGAGGCTACAGACCTTTTTGAAAGAGGCTACCGCGAAGTGACGTTGCTGGGCCAGAACGTAGATTCCTACTATTTTGTGGACGAGCAAAAAGATGAGACCGTTACTTTCGCCGCGCTGCTTGAAAAAGTGGCTGCCATCAGCCCGTTGCTGCGGGTGCGCTTTTCCACCTCACACCCGAAAGACATCACGGACGAAGTACTGTTCACCATGGCCCGCCATGAGAATATCTGCAATTATATCCACCTCCCCGTACAGAGCGGCAGCACGCGCATCCTGCAACTGATGAACCGCACCTACACGCGGGAATGGTATATGAAGAAGGTAGACCGTATTAAAGAGATACTTCCGGATTGCGGGCTTTCCACGGATGTGATCACCGGCTTCTGCACGGAAACGGAGGAAGATCACCAGGATACGCTGGCGATGATGGAATATGCACATTATGACCTGGCTTACATGTTCGCCTACTCGGAACGCCCCGGTACACTGGCCGCCCGCCGGTACACCGATGATATACCGGAGGAAGTGAAAAAGCGCCGCCTGGCGGAAGTGGTAGCCCTGCACCGCAGGCATACCCTGGAAAGCATGCAGCAGGACGTAGGCAAGGTCTTTACCGTACTGGTGGAAGGCGTTTCCAAACGCTCGGAGAACGATCTCTTCGGCCGGAATGACCAGAACAAAGTAGTGGTGTTCCCCCGCGGCGATCATCAGAAAGGCAGCTACGTCAAAGTAAAAATAGTATCCTGTACCGCAGGTACATTGATCGGGAAACCGGTTGACATTGACTGA
- the mltG gene encoding endolytic transglycosylase MltG encodes MKNKAKHQRSPWLRRIAVAIACLLAGGIVLAAYLLMGPNTKPFGDKKYFYVRTGSNYKSVLEGLKEQGIINSAATFNIVARRLEYPSRVKAGRYEIKKGMSNLDIVRILRSGRQVPVRLVINKLRTKEDFIRLVSRNLEADSLTMKALLADPVYLRQFGLDTNTAMSAVIPNTYEFFWNTSAVNVFEKLEDNFEKFWTAERKAKATALGLSRTEVITLASIVEEETNRHDEKPAMASVYLNRLRIGMRLGADPTVKFALKDFGLRRIRGEHLEFDSPYNTYRYSGLPPGPICTPSMKSIDAVLTPADTEYLYFCARPDYSGYHDFASNYKEHMQNARAYQKWLNSRNIK; translated from the coding sequence ATGAAAAACAAAGCGAAGCATCAACGCTCCCCCTGGCTCCGAAGAATTGCCGTTGCAATAGCCTGCCTCCTCGCCGGAGGCATAGTACTGGCGGCATACCTCCTGATGGGGCCCAATACCAAACCCTTTGGCGACAAGAAATACTTTTATGTACGTACCGGCAGCAACTATAAAAGTGTGCTGGAAGGCCTTAAAGAACAAGGTATTATCAACTCCGCGGCAACCTTCAACATCGTGGCACGCAGACTGGAATACCCTTCCCGGGTGAAAGCCGGGCGATACGAGATCAAAAAAGGCATGAGCAACCTCGACATCGTACGCATACTCCGTTCCGGCAGGCAAGTCCCGGTGAGACTGGTCATTAACAAATTGCGTACGAAGGAAGACTTCATCCGCCTCGTTTCCCGCAACCTGGAAGCCGACTCCCTCACCATGAAAGCCCTCCTGGCAGACCCCGTGTACCTCCGGCAGTTCGGACTGGATACGAATACCGCCATGAGCGCCGTCATCCCCAACACCTACGAATTCTTCTGGAATACCTCCGCCGTCAACGTCTTTGAAAAACTGGAAGACAACTTCGAAAAATTCTGGACAGCCGAAAGAAAAGCCAAAGCAACTGCCCTGGGGCTCAGTCGCACCGAAGTGATCACCCTCGCCTCCATCGTAGAGGAAGAAACCAACCGCCACGACGAGAAGCCCGCCATGGCCAGTGTGTACCTCAACCGGCTCCGCATCGGCATGCGCCTGGGCGCCGATCCCACGGTAAAATTCGCCCTCAAGGATTTCGGGTTGAGACGTATCCGCGGCGAACACCTGGAATTCGATTCCCCCTACAACACCTACCGTTACTCCGGCCTGCCTCCAGGCCCTATCTGCACCCCTTCCATGAAATCCATAGACGCTGTGCTGACACCTGCGGACACCGAATACCTCTATTTCTGCGCAAGGCCTGATTATAGCGGGTATCACGACTTTGCCAGCAACTACAAAGAACATATGCAGAATGCCAGGGCTTACCAGAAATGGTTGAACTCCCGTAATATCAAATAG
- a CDS encoding thioredoxin family protein — protein MKKQFVLLLAAAFWLTAFRSPYALEVGARLPKADIKMKDVSGKEVSLNDAKKTNGLLVMFSCNTCPYVARNQARTREICQYALKNNIGVILINSNEAERNGGDSYEAMQRYAKDQSYSWYYVVDKNNAVADAFSADRTPECYLFDKNAVLIYKGAIDDNPGNEAGVKQQYLLNAINAAVAGKKVEVTSTASVGCGIKRKM, from the coding sequence ATGAAAAAGCAATTTGTTTTGTTACTCGCAGCTGCGTTCTGGCTGACCGCCTTCCGGTCTCCCTACGCACTTGAAGTAGGCGCCAGGTTGCCGAAAGCCGACATCAAAATGAAAGATGTGTCCGGCAAAGAAGTTTCCCTGAATGACGCCAAAAAGACCAACGGCCTGCTGGTGATGTTCAGTTGCAACACCTGCCCGTATGTAGCCCGCAACCAGGCCCGTACCCGCGAGATATGCCAGTACGCGCTGAAAAACAATATCGGCGTGATCCTTATCAATTCCAATGAAGCGGAACGCAACGGCGGAGATTCCTATGAAGCCATGCAACGCTATGCCAAAGACCAGAGTTATAGCTGGTACTATGTGGTAGACAAAAATAACGCGGTGGCTGATGCATTCTCTGCAGACCGTACACCGGAGTGTTACCTGTTCGATAAAAATGCCGTACTGATATATAAAGGCGCGATCGATGACAACCCAGGCAATGAAGCCGGCGTAAAGCAGCAATACCTTCTGAATGCTATCAACGCGGCAGTAGCCGGGAAAAAAGTGGAAGTAACATCCACGGCATCAGTAGGATGCGGGATCAAACGAAAGATGTGA
- a CDS encoding LptE family protein produces the protein MSRIIVCFISTSLWLFAAACSVKYSASGASIDPEAKTVNVRFIENRAPQNNPQLSQQLTEKLRQKILAQTRLTQTNDQNADYEFKGTISGYSISNAAVTDIDKAASARLTVTVNITFLKRIGDKKGFNNQSFSRSEDFNATLTINEAEPRILPNIITNLADDIFNRAFANW, from the coding sequence ATGTCCAGAATTATCGTTTGCTTTATCAGCACCAGCCTGTGGCTGTTTGCAGCAGCATGCTCCGTAAAATATTCAGCCAGCGGTGCGAGCATCGACCCGGAAGCCAAAACGGTGAATGTCCGGTTTATAGAGAACCGCGCTCCGCAGAACAATCCGCAGCTCAGCCAGCAGCTCACGGAAAAACTGCGCCAGAAGATACTGGCACAGACGCGCCTTACACAAACCAACGATCAGAACGCCGATTATGAATTCAAGGGTACCATTTCCGGGTACTCCATATCAAATGCTGCCGTAACGGACATTGATAAAGCCGCATCCGCGCGCCTGACCGTCACCGTCAACATTACTTTCCTGAAAAGGATAGGCGACAAAAAAGGGTTCAATAACCAGTCGTTTTCCCGTTCGGAGGATTTTAATGCCACATTGACGATCAATGAAGCTGAGCCAAGGATCCTGCCCAACATCATCACCAACCTGGCTGACGATATTTTCAACCGGGCATTCGCCAACTGGTAG
- a CDS encoding M14 metallopeptidase family protein: protein MLSLCHSIAAQTVPSPAAYLQYSLGSRFTPYFRVTGYFEEVARHTSSVRLETYGQTYEGRPLMLAVVASPENMAQLDRIREHNLQLTKGGGQTSGPVIIWLSYNVHGNEAVSTEAAMKTLYALLTEKKALLQHAVVIIDPCLNPDGRERYVSFYNAVHSKNADATPFAREHYEPWPGGRSNHYYFDLNRDWAWQTQIESQQRLVQYNRWMPQVHVDFHEQGVDAPYYFAPAAEPLHDAVTAWQRDFQVQIGKHNATYFDAKGWLYFTKEQFDLFYPSYGDTYPMYNGAIGMTYEQGGSGRAGLAIINREGDTLTLADRMEHHYTTGIATIEVSTAHAGKLVSEFARYFADARTNPAGDYKTYVVKAAGNPEKLQMLAAVLRRNEIDAGFATGNSNADGRNYFTGKTEHFDIEKGDLVISAFQPRSNLIRVLFEPVSRLTDSVTYDITAWAMPYAYGLPAYAVKQRLQPAVSEAPPGIAGEAASGGSAYAYLAPWNSTKDLKFLAALLNRNVRVRYAEQAFSLNGNTYPSGTLIITKAGNEALGSLIPALAIQMGVRLVKVPTGFVDKGADFGSDKIRFIRKPKVAVMAGDGVSSLGMGEIWHFFEQQIDYPVTVLNSNNLYNVNWKDLDVLILPDGHYNALSDKAVADRLKDWVQGGGKLIALEDAVSQLAEGDWGFKLKKEEEKKEDEKKDPYLDLKPYANRERESVSQFIPGAIYKVAMDKTHPLAFGYPDYYYTLKQNDKLVEYLPSGGWNVGVLKNDNYLTGFVGAQTKAKLKDGLIFGVRSMGRGEVVLMVDNPLFRSFWENGKLLFGNAVFLVGQ from the coding sequence TTGTTGTCACTATGCCATTCCATTGCCGCGCAAACGGTGCCTTCACCTGCTGCATACCTGCAATATTCCCTTGGCAGCCGGTTTACGCCATATTTCAGGGTGACCGGATATTTTGAAGAAGTGGCGAGACATACCTCCTCTGTCAGATTGGAAACATACGGGCAGACCTACGAGGGCCGCCCCCTGATGCTGGCCGTTGTTGCATCCCCGGAGAACATGGCGCAGCTGGACCGGATCAGGGAGCATAACCTGCAGCTGACAAAAGGCGGCGGACAAACTTCCGGACCGGTGATCATCTGGCTGAGCTATAATGTGCATGGCAATGAAGCAGTGTCCACAGAAGCAGCGATGAAAACATTGTACGCGCTGCTGACAGAGAAGAAAGCTTTATTACAGCACGCCGTAGTGATCATCGATCCCTGCCTGAACCCCGATGGCCGGGAGCGTTATGTCAGTTTTTATAATGCCGTTCACAGCAAAAACGCCGATGCCACCCCATTTGCCCGTGAGCATTATGAGCCATGGCCGGGAGGGCGCAGCAATCACTATTATTTCGATCTGAACCGGGACTGGGCCTGGCAAACACAGATAGAATCACAGCAGCGGCTCGTGCAGTACAACCGCTGGATGCCGCAGGTGCATGTGGACTTTCACGAGCAGGGCGTTGATGCGCCTTATTATTTTGCGCCGGCCGCGGAGCCGCTGCATGATGCGGTGACCGCCTGGCAGCGGGACTTCCAGGTGCAGATCGGGAAACATAATGCGACCTATTTTGATGCCAAAGGCTGGCTGTATTTTACAAAAGAGCAGTTCGATCTGTTCTATCCCAGCTACGGCGATACCTATCCGATGTACAACGGCGCCATCGGCATGACCTATGAGCAGGGCGGCAGCGGCCGGGCCGGTCTCGCTATCATCAACCGCGAAGGCGATACCCTCACGCTGGCGGACAGGATGGAACATCATTACACCACCGGCATTGCCACCATCGAAGTATCCACTGCCCATGCAGGAAAGCTCGTCAGTGAGTTCGCACGATATTTTGCAGATGCGCGCACAAACCCGGCCGGTGACTATAAAACCTATGTTGTGAAAGCCGCCGGCAATCCCGAGAAACTGCAGATGCTGGCAGCCGTGCTGCGTCGTAATGAAATTGACGCAGGATTCGCCACCGGCAACAGCAACGCGGACGGACGCAATTATTTCACCGGTAAAACGGAACACTTCGATATTGAGAAAGGCGATCTTGTGATCAGCGCCTTTCAACCGCGCTCCAACCTTATACGGGTGCTTTTTGAACCGGTATCCCGTTTAACCGACTCCGTTACATATGATATCACGGCATGGGCAATGCCCTATGCCTACGGGCTTCCGGCATATGCCGTCAAACAGCGCCTGCAGCCCGCGGTGAGCGAGGCTCCGCCGGGGATTGCCGGAGAAGCTGCGTCAGGAGGCAGTGCCTACGCTTACCTGGCACCCTGGAACAGCACAAAAGATCTGAAGTTCCTGGCGGCGCTGCTCAACCGGAATGTGCGCGTACGGTATGCGGAGCAGGCGTTTTCGCTGAACGGCAATACCTACCCATCCGGTACGCTCATCATCACAAAAGCCGGCAACGAAGCACTTGGATCGCTGATCCCGGCGTTGGCCATACAGATGGGCGTGAGACTGGTAAAAGTGCCTACGGGGTTTGTGGATAAAGGAGCGGATTTCGGATCAGACAAGATCCGCTTTATCCGCAAGCCCAAAGTGGCGGTGATGGCAGGTGATGGCGTGTCTTCATTGGGAATGGGAGAGATATGGCATTTTTTTGAGCAGCAGATCGATTATCCCGTTACGGTGTTGAACAGCAATAACCTTTATAACGTGAACTGGAAAGACCTGGATGTGCTGATCCTTCCGGACGGGCATTACAATGCGTTAAGCGACAAGGCGGTAGCGGACCGGCTGAAAGACTGGGTACAGGGCGGAGGGAAACTGATCGCGCTGGAGGATGCCGTATCCCAGCTGGCGGAAGGGGATTGGGGCTTTAAACTGAAGAAAGAAGAAGAGAAAAAAGAAGATGAAAAGAAAGATCCGTACCTGGACCTGAAGCCTTATGCCAACCGGGAGCGGGAAAGCGTATCGCAGTTCATTCCCGGGGCTATCTATAAAGTAGCCATGGATAAAACGCATCCGCTGGCATTCGGCTATCCGGATTATTACTATACCCTCAAGCAAAACGACAAGCTGGTGGAATATCTCCCGTCCGGCGGCTGGAATGTGGGGGTGCTGAAGAACGATAATTATCTCACCGGTTTCGTAGGCGCGCAAACGAAAGCGAAGCTGAAGGACGGACTGATCTTTGGCGTACGGTCCATGGGCAGGGGAGAAGTGGTGCTGATGGTGGATAATCCCCTGTTCCGGAGTTTCTGGGAGAACGGGAAGTTGTTGTTCGGGAATGCGGTGTTTTTGGTGGGGCAATAA
- a CDS encoding sigma-54-dependent Fis family transcriptional regulator: MDNIQSIKNRFGIIGNSQALNYALQVASQVAGTDLTVLISGESGVGKEVFSQIIHALSSRKHNPFIAVNCGAIPEGTIDSELFGHEKGSFTGAVDSRKGYFETVNGGTIFLDEIGEMPLGTQARLLRVLEAGEYIRVGSSKVQKTDVRVIAATNRDLLESTHQGKFREDLYYRLNTVPIRVPALRDRKEDIHMLFRKFCVDFAERYKTTSVQLDEEAREILISYPWRGNVRELKNIAEQISVLAKDKLITASELRRFLPEQPAMNRLPMLAPPQANAGGGDFASERDILYKLFFDMKKDVTELKKMFFEVLQNPSIGHHNNNYPDGEVMHNFPSSEAASSPNIIPPPQPYILQDSNKIDHHEEVEETLSIADKEKELIEKALKKHKGKRKDAALDLGISERTLYRKLKEYNINE, from the coding sequence ATGGACAATATTCAAAGCATAAAGAACCGCTTCGGCATCATCGGCAACTCGCAGGCATTGAACTATGCCCTGCAGGTGGCCTCACAGGTAGCCGGTACCGATCTCACCGTACTGATATCCGGTGAAAGCGGCGTAGGTAAAGAAGTTTTTTCACAGATCATTCACGCGCTCAGCTCCCGTAAACATAATCCGTTCATTGCCGTGAACTGCGGCGCAATCCCTGAAGGGACCATCGATTCCGAACTGTTCGGCCACGAAAAAGGCTCCTTCACCGGAGCTGTGGACAGCCGCAAAGGGTACTTCGAGACCGTGAACGGCGGCACCATTTTCCTGGACGAGATCGGAGAAATGCCGCTTGGCACCCAGGCGCGGCTGTTGCGGGTATTGGAAGCCGGTGAATACATCCGCGTAGGCTCTTCCAAAGTACAGAAAACGGACGTCCGCGTTATTGCGGCCACCAACCGCGATCTCCTGGAAAGCACCCATCAGGGTAAATTCCGGGAAGACCTGTACTACCGGCTCAATACCGTCCCCATCCGCGTCCCTGCGCTGCGGGACCGCAAGGAAGATATACACATGCTCTTCCGCAAGTTTTGCGTTGATTTCGCGGAACGGTACAAAACCACTTCCGTGCAACTGGATGAAGAAGCCCGCGAGATACTGATTAGCTATCCCTGGCGCGGGAACGTACGGGAACTGAAGAACATCGCGGAACAGATCTCCGTGCTGGCCAAGGACAAGCTCATCACCGCATCGGAATTGAGACGTTTCCTCCCCGAACAACCAGCCATGAACCGCCTGCCCATGCTGGCGCCACCGCAGGCCAACGCCGGCGGCGGGGATTTCGCCAGCGAAAGGGATATTCTTTACAAGCTCTTCTTCGACATGAAAAAAGATGTTACCGAGCTGAAGAAAATGTTCTTTGAAGTGCTGCAGAACCCCTCTATCGGCCACCATAACAATAATTACCCCGATGGAGAGGTAATGCACAACTTCCCGTCTTCCGAAGCGGCCTCATCACCCAATATCATTCCGCCGCCGCAGCCATATATCCTCCAGGACAGCAACAAGATAGACCATCATGAAGAAGTGGAGGAAACACTGTCTATTGCGGACAAGGAAAAAGAACTGATCGAGAAGGCATTGAAGAAACATAAAGGTAAACGTAAAGACGCCGCCCTTGATCTCGGTATTTCGGAACGGACTTTGTATAGAAAACTGAAGGAATATAATATCAATGAGTAA
- the secG gene encoding preprotein translocase subunit SecG, with translation MLIFFGILIVVACILLGFFVLVQNPKGGGLSGSFGGFGNQVMGVRQTTDVLEKGTWVLAGVIAILCLTSAMFIGGGTGGNQQKGTIEKMGSGPGSAAPAGGVAPFQQNQPAPATVPQDSAK, from the coding sequence ATGTTAATTTTCTTTGGAATATTGATAGTAGTGGCCTGTATTTTACTGGGCTTCTTTGTGCTGGTACAAAACCCCAAAGGCGGCGGCCTGTCCGGCAGCTTCGGCGGTTTCGGCAACCAGGTGATGGGCGTGCGCCAGACCACTGACGTACTGGAAAAAGGCACCTGGGTACTGGCAGGCGTCATTGCCATTCTCTGCCTCACTTCTGCCATGTTCATTGGCGGCGGAACCGGCGGAAATCAGCAGAAAGGCACCATCGAAAAAATGGGCAGCGGTCCCGGCAGTGCAGCTCCGGCCGGCGGCGTAGCACCTTTTCAGCAAAATCAGCCCGCTCCTGCAACAGTTCCGCAGGATTCAGCCAAATAA